One Halonatronomonas betaini DNA segment encodes these proteins:
- a CDS encoding XdhC family protein gives MNKFFWKELQNLIKSGEAGLIATFIDGDFSGKFSLFDKSDRLVITEDNWISNIKNKSKIDIDYFKNIFKQYKNINQPILDKFSSQNGEVEVYLENLQKIDRLMLFGAGHVAQPLAKIAAMNDFAVEVIDDRADFNNPDNFPDAEEHHCQSFAEFLDNYQPQPGDYIVIVTRGHKHDYDVLKSVISGDWDYLGMIGSKRKVKLLFDDLKEEEFDLNRLEQVDAPIGVEINSETPAEIAVSIMAAMIKRRRSN, from the coding sequence ATGAATAAGTTTTTTTGGAAAGAATTACAGAATTTAATAAAAAGCGGTGAAGCTGGTCTTATTGCAACTTTTATTGATGGAGATTTTTCAGGTAAGTTTTCTCTTTTCGATAAATCTGACCGCCTTGTAATTACTGAAGATAACTGGATATCAAATATAAAAAATAAATCCAAGATTGATATTGATTATTTCAAAAATATATTCAAACAATACAAAAACATTAATCAACCTATTCTGGATAAATTCAGCAGTCAAAATGGCGAGGTAGAAGTATATCTTGAAAATCTCCAAAAGATAGATCGATTGATGCTTTTTGGAGCCGGCCATGTGGCCCAACCACTGGCAAAAATTGCAGCAATGAATGATTTTGCTGTAGAGGTGATAGATGATAGAGCTGATTTCAATAATCCAGATAATTTTCCAGATGCAGAGGAACATCATTGCCAGAGTTTTGCTGAATTTCTTGATAACTATCAACCACAACCAGGTGATTATATAGTTATCGTGACCAGAGGTCATAAACATGATTATGATGTCTTAAAATCAGTTATTTCTGGCGACTGGGATTACCTGGGCATGATAGGTAGCAAGAGAAAAGTTAAATTATTATTTGACGATCTAAAAGAAGAAGAGTTTGATTTAAATAGACTCGAGCAGGTAGATGCTCCAATAGGAGTAGAGATTAATAGCGAAACACCGGCTGAAATAGCAGTATCTATCATGGCTGCAATGATAAAGAGGAGGCGGTCTAACTAA
- the yqeB gene encoding selenium-dependent molybdenum cofactor biosynthesis protein YqeB, protein MDIINLKDIKVLLKGGGDLASGIGYRLNRAGFNLLIVEKPEPTAIRRTVSFASAIYQGQLEVEGVRGTKVKNIEEAEECWSEGSVPVITTNQKDLLSRFKPDIIIDGRMLKERTDQTIDEARLVIGIGPGFTINQNCHLAVETNRGHHLGRVIYEGSTAKNTGSPGNVNGYTDERVIHAPEAGTFQSDCQIGQKVNTGEVIGKVKNIILKTKISGVIRGLLKPGIEVKAGTKLADVDPRSEENYCYYISDKALAIAGGVLEAIFYWYNSDNMKGVS, encoded by the coding sequence GTGGATATAATAAATTTAAAAGATATTAAAGTTCTGCTAAAAGGTGGCGGAGATTTAGCCTCTGGAATAGGATATAGATTAAATAGGGCAGGTTTTAATCTGTTGATTGTAGAAAAACCAGAACCAACAGCAATAAGAAGGACTGTCTCCTTTGCCAGTGCAATTTATCAGGGCCAGCTAGAAGTTGAGGGTGTTAGAGGCACTAAAGTAAAAAATATCGAAGAAGCAGAAGAATGCTGGAGTGAGGGGTCAGTACCGGTTATTACAACTAACCAAAAAGATTTATTATCCAGATTCAAACCTGATATAATCATTGATGGCAGAATGTTAAAAGAAAGGACTGATCAGACAATAGATGAAGCCAGGCTGGTCATTGGAATAGGTCCTGGCTTTACAATTAATCAAAATTGTCATCTTGCTGTAGAAACCAATCGTGGTCATCATTTAGGCAGGGTTATTTATGAAGGGTCTACTGCGAAAAACACAGGAAGTCCAGGCAATGTCAATGGTTATACAGATGAAAGGGTAATTCATGCACCTGAAGCCGGAACCTTTCAATCAGATTGTCAGATAGGCCAGAAGGTTAATACAGGAGAGGTAATCGGTAAAGTAAAAAATATAATTTTAAAAACAAAGATATCAGGTGTTATAAGAGGCCTTTTAAAGCCAGGTATCGAAGTCAAAGCAGGCACAAAGCTGGCTGATGTTGATCCAAGATCTGAAGAAAATTATTGTTACTATATTTCAGATAAAGCCCTGGCAATAGCAGGAGGAGTCCTTGAAGCAATTTTTTACTGGTATAATTCAGATAATATGAAAGGGGTCTCATAA
- a CDS encoding molybdopterin-binding protein, whose amino-acid sequence MEKLAVEDAVGHVLAHDITEIKPGENKGPAFKKGDIIKEEDIPHLLDLGKKHIYIWEKKPGYLHENEAAARLADLGQGKNVNRSEPSEGKINLYAARDGLLKIDKELLFKINIKDKLMMATRHNYTPVKEGDYLAGTRIIPLLIAEEELEAVETEIKNHKIVDVIPYESKKAAIITTGSEVYDGRIKDKFTPVVEEKLSNYNIKTVHKKLVTDDKALITEAIEEAIALGVDIVVCTGGMSVDPDDLTPAAIKNAADEVITYGAPVLPGAMFMLGYQNDTPLVGLPGCVMFSKTTVFDLMLPRIAINERLTGADIAAYGHGGLCLSCETCVYPDCNFGKGV is encoded by the coding sequence TTGGAAAAATTAGCAGTTGAAGATGCAGTAGGACATGTTTTAGCACATGATATAACTGAAATAAAACCAGGAGAAAATAAAGGGCCTGCTTTTAAAAAAGGCGATATTATTAAAGAGGAAGATATCCCCCATCTACTTGATTTAGGCAAGAAGCATATCTATATCTGGGAGAAAAAACCAGGCTATCTCCATGAGAATGAAGCAGCAGCCAGGCTGGCAGATTTAGGCCAGGGCAAGAATGTTAACAGATCAGAGCCATCAGAAGGAAAAATCAATCTCTATGCAGCCAGAGATGGTCTGTTAAAAATTGATAAAGAACTTTTATTTAAAATAAATATCAAAGATAAACTAATGATGGCAACCAGACATAATTATACACCGGTTAAAGAGGGAGACTATTTAGCTGGAACCAGGATTATTCCGTTATTAATTGCTGAAGAAGAGCTTGAAGCAGTTGAAACAGAAATAAAAAATCATAAAATAGTTGATGTTATTCCATATGAAAGTAAAAAAGCAGCTATCATCACAACAGGTAGTGAAGTTTATGATGGTAGAATAAAAGATAAATTCACACCAGTTGTTGAAGAAAAACTCTCTAATTATAATATCAAAACAGTCCATAAAAAGTTAGTAACCGATGATAAAGCTTTAATTACAGAAGCTATAGAAGAGGCAATTGCTTTAGGGGTAGATATAGTAGTCTGCACTGGTGGTATGTCAGTAGATCCAGATGATTTAACACCGGCAGCAATTAAAAATGCAGCTGATGAAGTAATAACCTATGGCGCTCCAGTATTACCAGGGGCAATGTTTATGTTAGGTTATCAGAATGATACGCCTCTGGTTGGATTGCCTGGCTGTGTAATGTTCTCTAAAACAACAGTATTTGATCTAATGCTGCCAAGAATTGCAATCAATGAAAGACTAACTGGAGCAGATATTGCAGCCTATGGTCATGGAGGCTTATGTTTATCCTGTGAAACTTGTGTTTATCCAGATTGTAACTTTGGTAAAGGTGTTTAA
- a CDS encoding NCS2 family permease, translating into MAKDSQVEPAKEGFLNDVFKLRENNTNVKTEVIAGITTFMTMAYIIFVNPSILSDAGMPFEGVFIATIAGIILGTLAMAILTNYPFALASGMGLNAFFAYTVVIGMDVAWQVALGIIFFEGLLFIALSVTPVREMIVNSIPMCLKTGISTGIGLFIAFIGFQNAELVVGYDATLVTIGEVLSGPGLVAMVGLVFSGILYALKIKGALLWGILGATLFGFINGVTPMPDGIIEFPTFAAWNEVLFELEFAAVFDFGLIAVILSFLFVDLFDTAGTLVGVSQQAGYLDENGDLPKASRALLADAIGTTGGALFGTSTVTTYVESASGVAEGGRTGLTGVVVSFLFFLSLFFMPIVGIVPAAATSPALIIVGTMMMTNITKLDWDDYTEILPAFMTMVVMPFTYSIADGIAVGFIVYPLIKLFTGQGEDVHWLVYVLGVVFVAYFVFL; encoded by the coding sequence ATGGCAAAAGACAGTCAGGTAGAACCAGCTAAGGAAGGCTTTTTGAATGATGTCTTTAAATTAAGAGAAAATAACACAAATGTTAAGACAGAAGTTATTGCAGGTATTACTACATTTATGACAATGGCCTATATTATATTTGTTAACCCTTCAATTTTAAGTGATGCAGGAATGCCATTTGAAGGTGTATTTATTGCAACTATTGCCGGTATAATACTCGGTACACTGGCAATGGCAATCTTAACTAACTATCCATTTGCTCTGGCTTCAGGAATGGGTCTAAATGCATTCTTTGCTTATACAGTTGTAATAGGTATGGACGTTGCCTGGCAGGTAGCGCTTGGTATTATATTCTTTGAAGGATTATTATTTATTGCTTTAAGTGTTACCCCGGTCCGAGAAATGATTGTAAATTCAATTCCTATGTGCTTAAAAACCGGTATTTCAACAGGTATTGGCCTCTTTATTGCATTTATAGGATTCCAGAATGCAGAATTAGTAGTAGGTTATGACGCTACATTAGTAACTATTGGTGAAGTTCTTTCAGGACCAGGTTTAGTAGCTATGGTGGGACTTGTATTTTCTGGTATTTTATATGCCCTTAAAATCAAAGGTGCTTTGCTCTGGGGTATCTTAGGTGCAACTTTATTTGGCTTTATAAATGGAGTAACACCAATGCCGGATGGAATTATAGAATTCCCAACATTTGCTGCCTGGAATGAAGTTTTATTTGAATTAGAATTTGCTGCTGTTTTTGACTTTGGTCTAATTGCTGTTATTCTTTCATTCCTGTTTGTTGATCTCTTTGATACAGCAGGAACCCTTGTAGGTGTCAGTCAGCAAGCTGGTTATCTTGATGAAAATGGAGACCTTCCAAAAGCAAGCAGAGCCTTACTGGCAGATGCTATTGGTACCACCGGTGGAGCTCTATTTGGTACCAGTACAGTTACCACATATGTAGAATCAGCTTCAGGTGTAGCTGAAGGTGGTAGGACCGGTTTAACAGGTGTAGTAGTATCATTCTTATTCTTCCTGTCATTATTCTTTATGCCTATAGTTGGAATTGTACCAGCAGCAGCTACTTCACCAGCCTTAATTATTGTTGGTACCATGATGATGACAAATATAACTAAATTAGACTGGGATGATTATACAGAGATCCTGCCAGCATTTATGACAATGGTAGTTATGCCATTTACTTATTCAATTGCTGACGGTATTGCTGTTGGATTTATTGTCTATCCATTGATCAAATTATTTACCGGCCAGGGCGAGGATGTCCACTGGCTTGTATACGTTCTTGGTGTAGTCTTTGTTGCCTACTTTGTATTCCTATAA
- a CDS encoding acyl-CoA carboxylase subunit beta: MDDKFKELKEKREKIKLGGGQKRIDKQHDKGKYTARERIDMLLDDGSFQEIGMFVKHRVGDLGLDEKEIPGEGVVTGRGTINGRNIFVFAQDFTAMGGSLGEMHAKKIWKIMDLAEKAGAPLIGLNDSGGARIQEGVHSLSGYGGIFYRNSRNSGVIPQLSVILGPCAGGAVYSPALTDFIFMVDKTSKMFITGPQVIKSVTGEEVSAEDLGGGMAHNQFSGVAHFLDDNEDACFDRIKKLLSFIPDNNMQSPPFKETSDPLDRTEEVLRTTVPESPNKAYDIRDVIELVVDDKDFLEVQPYFAANVVVGFARLGGHSVGIIANQPKVKAGCLDIDSSDKAARFIRFCDSFNIPLLTLTDVPGYLPGVEQEHGGVIRHGAKLLYSYSEATVPKLNVILRKAYGGAYIAMSSSHLGGDYVFAWPQAEIAVMGPQGAANIIYRKEIKNADNPEEVRQEKIDEYRESFANPYQAAAQGFVDDVILPENTRPELIRALESIKEKKDELPDKKHGNFPV; this comes from the coding sequence TTGGACGATAAATTCAAAGAGCTTAAAGAAAAGCGAGAAAAGATTAAATTAGGCGGCGGTCAGAAGAGAATTGACAAGCAGCATGATAAAGGAAAATATACTGCCAGAGAGCGGATCGATATGCTTCTAGATGATGGCAGTTTTCAGGAAATTGGAATGTTTGTTAAACATAGAGTAGGCGATCTTGGCCTTGATGAAAAAGAGATACCAGGTGAAGGTGTCGTTACTGGTAGAGGAACAATTAATGGTAGAAACATCTTCGTCTTCGCCCAGGATTTTACAGCCATGGGCGGCTCATTAGGAGAGATGCATGCCAAAAAAATCTGGAAGATTATGGACCTGGCTGAAAAGGCAGGAGCACCACTAATCGGCCTTAACGATTCAGGAGGAGCCAGAATCCAGGAGGGAGTTCATTCCTTAAGCGGTTATGGTGGAATATTTTATAGAAACTCCCGTAATTCAGGAGTGATTCCTCAATTATCAGTTATTCTTGGTCCCTGTGCCGGAGGTGCAGTCTATTCACCTGCACTAACAGACTTCATCTTCATGGTAGATAAAACCAGTAAAATGTTTATTACCGGCCCTCAGGTTATTAAATCTGTTACCGGGGAAGAAGTATCTGCGGAAGACCTCGGCGGTGGCATGGCTCACAACCAGTTCAGCGGGGTAGCACATTTCCTCGATGATAATGAAGATGCCTGCTTTGATAGAATCAAAAAATTATTGTCATTTATTCCAGACAATAATATGCAGTCACCTCCATTTAAAGAAACCTCAGATCCCCTTGATAGAACTGAGGAAGTACTAAGAACTACTGTACCAGAATCACCAAATAAAGCCTATGATATAAGAGATGTTATAGAACTAGTAGTTGATGATAAAGATTTCTTAGAAGTCCAACCTTATTTTGCAGCCAATGTTGTTGTTGGTTTTGCCAGATTAGGTGGCCATAGTGTTGGAATCATAGCCAATCAGCCAAAAGTAAAAGCAGGCTGCCTTGATATTGATTCCTCAGATAAAGCGGCTCGTTTCATCCGTTTCTGTGATTCGTTTAATATTCCACTACTAACTTTAACTGATGTCCCTGGTTATCTACCTGGGGTAGAACAGGAGCATGGTGGAGTCATCAGACATGGGGCAAAGCTATTATACTCTTATAGTGAAGCGACAGTACCTAAATTAAATGTCATATTAAGAAAAGCATATGGCGGTGCCTATATAGCTATGAGTAGTAGCCATCTAGGAGGAGATTACGTCTTTGCCTGGCCACAGGCTGAAATAGCAGTTATGGGTCCACAGGGAGCAGCCAATATCATCTATCGTAAAGAGATTAAAAATGCCGACAACCCAGAAGAAGTCAGACAGGAAAAGATAGATGAATATAGAGAAAGCTTTGCCAATCCGTATCAGGCTGCAGCCCAGGGTTTTGTTGATGATGTAATCTTGCCTGAAAATACAAGGCCAGAACTTATCCGGGCATTAGAATCAATCAAAGAGAAAAAAGATGAATTACCAGATAAAAAACATGGTAATTTTCCTGTATAA
- a CDS encoding XdhC family protein: MELDIVNKLVEAEKEKLSVVLATVIKSHGSSPREEGAQMLVWPDSSISGTIGGGPAEAKVIEKSIEMLEDNRKEPTKLHFKMDNDTSAKTGGICGGNVDIFLEPYNFNNEGVH; encoded by the coding sequence ATGGAATTAGATATAGTCAATAAATTAGTTGAAGCAGAAAAAGAAAAACTTTCAGTAGTTTTGGCTACAGTCATTAAATCCCATGGATCTTCACCTAGGGAAGAAGGAGCTCAGATGCTGGTCTGGCCTGATAGCTCAATTTCCGGAACTATTGGAGGAGGCCCTGCTGAAGCAAAAGTCATTGAAAAATCAATAGAGATGCTTGAAGATAATAGAAAAGAACCAACTAAACTTCATTTCAAAATGGATAATGATACCTCGGCTAAAACTGGTGGAATCTGTGGTGGAAATGTCGATATATTTTTAGAGCCATATAATTTTAATAATGAGGGAGTGCACTAA
- the yqeC gene encoding selenium cofactor biosynthesis protein YqeC produces MRNKKGLIDLWEIRPGELNWFIGAGGKTTTINKLARGLNYHNTIISTTTAILKPESIPHRVAFINSYQELYDEVAKYSRSSYSNQQVLVLASAQKPHSLSRFKGEKLLGLNPEWLTAIAKEFPEFYYLVEADGSANRSIKIPADHEPVLPETIDNLFLLQGLSPLKRSINKNFDKRIMHRADLFEHSNKKPSLSSYKMLYNPLNWGHNRFKNARQIRFTLTQIDSNILGFSSSLIDYLFKEYIKLDNLKSITAVNYRKKPEIIYHSNREEYLNSGYNKFKRY; encoded by the coding sequence ATGAGAAATAAGAAAGGTTTAATAGATTTATGGGAGATTAGACCAGGTGAACTAAACTGGTTTATTGGAGCCGGAGGCAAAACTACAACAATAAATAAATTGGCCAGGGGGTTGAATTATCATAATACCATAATTTCAACAACAACAGCAATTCTGAAGCCTGAATCTATTCCCCATAGAGTAGCATTTATTAATAGTTATCAAGAATTATATGATGAAGTTGCTAAATATTCCAGGTCCAGTTATTCTAATCAACAAGTCCTGGTTCTGGCTTCAGCCCAAAAACCACATTCGTTAAGCAGGTTTAAAGGTGAAAAATTGCTTGGTTTAAATCCAGAATGGTTGACAGCAATAGCCAAAGAGTTTCCAGAGTTCTATTACTTAGTAGAAGCCGATGGTTCAGCAAATAGATCGATAAAAATACCTGCAGACCATGAACCAGTCCTGCCAGAAACTATTGATAATTTATTTTTGCTCCAGGGGTTAAGTCCATTAAAAAGATCAATTAATAAGAATTTTGATAAGAGAATAATGCATAGAGCCGATTTATTTGAACATAGTAACAAAAAACCATCTCTTAGTAGTTATAAAATGCTCTACAACCCACTAAATTGGGGTCATAATAGATTTAAAAATGCCAGGCAGATAAGATTTACCTTAACTCAAATTGACAGCAATATATTAGGTTTTTCGAGCTCTTTGATTGACTATTTGTTTAAAGAATATATTAAGCTTGATAATTTAAAATCAATTACCGCAGTCAATTATCGAAAAAAGCCAGAAATAATCTATCATAGTAATAGAGAGGAGTATCTTAATAGTGGATATAATAAATTTAAAAGATATTAA
- a CDS encoding winged helix-turn-helix domain-containing protein, with protein sequence MSQYKVNYKIWLEKEDKVFGQGPKEILELIEQTGSLHQAAQKMNMSYSQAWNLIKTLEGRLGFKLISAQAGGKGGGGSSLTEESRKLLKDYSRFIEEAEKSLKELEEKFF encoded by the coding sequence TTGAGCCAATATAAAGTTAACTATAAAATCTGGTTAGAAAAGGAAGACAAGGTTTTTGGTCAGGGGCCTAAAGAAATTCTTGAATTAATAGAGCAGACAGGATCCCTTCATCAAGCGGCCCAAAAGATGAATATGTCCTATAGCCAGGCCTGGAACTTAATAAAAACCTTAGAAGGGCGACTTGGCTTTAAGCTTATCTCTGCTCAGGCAGGGGGCAAAGGTGGAGGCGGCTCCAGTTTAACTGAAGAAAGCCGAAAATTGTTAAAAGATTATTCAAGATTTATTGAAGAAGCAGAAAAAAGTTTAAAAGAGTTAGAGGAGAAATTTTTTTAG
- a CDS encoding nucleotidyltransferase family protein, which produces MISAIILAAGEASRMGKLKQLLPWEDSTILGTVIKNIQESRLEGQIRVVLGAESDRIKRELSDYNCQFLTNPDYTRGMFSSVMTGIQNLPETTTGLLFMLADQPLVTTGIYNKLINYFKEEEPLLLVPSYKKRRGHPLIISAELIPEIHKLGEDGDPEGGLRSLLDKYEDDIEYYNVDKEGVIIDLDYYEDYQKYYSDHHS; this is translated from the coding sequence ATGATCTCAGCAATAATTCTAGCAGCAGGTGAAGCAAGTAGAATGGGTAAACTTAAACAGTTATTACCCTGGGAGGATAGCACCATTCTTGGAACAGTAATAAAAAATATACAGGAATCCAGGCTGGAAGGACAGATCCGGGTAGTTCTTGGTGCTGAATCAGATCGAATTAAAAGAGAATTATCAGATTACAACTGTCAGTTTCTAACTAATCCTGACTATACAAGGGGTATGTTCAGTAGTGTTATGACAGGAATCCAGAATCTTCCAGAGACTACAACAGGTTTACTCTTTATGCTGGCCGATCAGCCCCTTGTAACTACCGGGATTTACAATAAGCTTATTAATTATTTTAAAGAAGAAGAGCCACTCCTTTTAGTTCCAAGCTATAAAAAGCGACGAGGCCATCCTTTAATAATATCAGCTGAACTCATCCCGGAGATCCATAAATTAGGAGAAGATGGCGATCCTGAAGGTGGCTTAAGATCTCTCTTAGATAAATATGAAGATGATATTGAATATTATAATGTCGATAAAGAGGGCGTAATTATAGACTTAGATTATTATGAAGATTATCAGAAGTATTATTCAGATCATCATTCTTAA
- a CDS encoding Asp23/Gls24 family envelope stress response protein — MEVYALVGPSGSGKSHRARVVAYDYDIPLILDDGLLIHDGKVIGGSSAKKENSRLAAIKRAIFHYSDHLEEVKKAIRESQADKILVLGTSIEMVEKIVSRLELPEITEMIMIEDIASEDEIARAIETRARENKHVIPVPTIEVKSQFLGYFIDSLKVLFNREEDDLARESTVVRARFNYLGGLIVYNKVFRDVVYYISDQADIISQLRNVRISKEEDGMTIFVVVIIKYGYVIHEALNDFKHNLANSLERFTGIDVKAINVEVAGMEVDKDDLSNNSSSR, encoded by the coding sequence ATGGAAGTATATGCACTTGTTGGGCCCAGTGGCAGCGGTAAAAGTCATCGAGCCAGAGTTGTGGCCTATGACTATGACATTCCTTTGATTTTAGATGATGGTCTTTTAATCCATGATGGCAAAGTTATTGGCGGTTCCTCAGCTAAAAAGGAAAATAGTAGACTTGCTGCTATTAAAAGAGCTATTTTTCATTATTCAGACCATCTAGAAGAGGTTAAAAAAGCTATCAGAGAAAGCCAGGCCGATAAGATTCTGGTTCTTGGTACCTCTATTGAAATGGTAGAAAAAATAGTTTCCAGATTAGAGTTACCAGAAATAACGGAAATGATAATGATCGAAGATATTGCTTCAGAAGATGAAATAGCCCGGGCTATTGAAACAAGGGCCCGGGAAAACAAACATGTTATTCCTGTTCCGACAATTGAAGTAAAAAGCCAGTTCCTCGGCTATTTTATCGACTCCTTAAAGGTTTTATTTAATCGGGAAGAGGATGACCTGGCCAGAGAGAGTACAGTAGTTAGAGCCAGATTTAATTATCTAGGTGGCCTGATAGTCTACAATAAAGTATTTAGAGATGTAGTTTATTATATCTCGGATCAGGCAGATATTATAAGTCAGCTTAGAAATGTTAGAATCTCAAAAGAAGAAGACGGCATGACCATATTTGTAGTAGTTATAATCAAGTATGGATATGTAATCCATGAGGCTTTAAATGATTTCAAGCATAATCTGGCCAATTCTCTTGAGAGATTTACAGGAATAGATGTCAAGGCTATTAATGTTGAAGTAGCAGGCATGGAGGTTGATAAAGATGATCTCAGCAATAATTCTAGCAGCAGGTGA
- a CDS encoding sodium ion-translocating decarboxylase subunit beta, with protein sequence MFSTLVDFFSESGLVLIGYREIIMIVVSFVLLYLGIVKKYEPLLLIPIAFGMLLVNLPMTGLMAEATSDQPAGLFQYFYMGNALGVFPPLIFLGVGAMTDFGPLIAHPKSLLLGAAAQFGIFVTFLGAVLLGFTGQAAAPIGIIGGADGPTAIYLSSLMAPEYLGAIAIAAYAYMALVPVIQPPIMKLLTNEEERKIKMEQLRPVSRKEKIIFPIMVSVIVILLVPASAPLVGMLMLGNLFKEAGVVDRLSDVAQNALVNTVTIFLGVAVGASASADRFLQADTLLILVLGVVAFSFGTATGLILAKIMNYFSKSKINPLIGAAGVSAVPMAARVVQKIGQQENPSNFLLMHAMGPNVAGVIGSAVAAGVLLSIFG encoded by the coding sequence TTGTTTTCAACATTGGTCGACTTTTTTAGCGAGTCAGGCTTAGTCCTTATTGGTTATAGAGAAATTATAATGATTGTAGTTTCATTTGTACTATTATATTTAGGAATCGTCAAAAAATATGAACCGTTATTACTTATCCCAATAGCCTTTGGTATGCTTTTAGTCAACCTGCCAATGACCGGTTTAATGGCAGAAGCAACATCAGACCAACCGGCTGGTTTATTCCAGTATTTCTATATGGGTAACGCCTTAGGTGTCTTTCCGCCGTTAATCTTTTTAGGCGTAGGAGCGATGACAGATTTTGGTCCGCTTATCGCCCATCCTAAAAGTCTACTTTTAGGTGCTGCCGCTCAATTTGGTATTTTTGTAACTTTTCTCGGTGCAGTTTTACTGGGCTTTACAGGTCAGGCAGCAGCACCAATTGGTATTATCGGTGGGGCCGATGGGCCAACTGCTATTTATCTATCAAGTTTAATGGCACCTGAATATCTAGGAGCAATAGCCATAGCAGCTTATGCGTATATGGCCCTGGTACCAGTGATTCAACCACCAATTATGAAACTTTTAACTAATGAAGAAGAAAGAAAGATTAAAATGGAACAGCTCAGGCCTGTTTCCAGGAAAGAAAAGATTATCTTTCCAATAATGGTTTCTGTAATTGTAATTCTATTAGTTCCAGCTTCAGCTCCTTTGGTTGGAATGTTAATGCTAGGTAACCTCTTTAAAGAAGCAGGGGTAGTCGATAGATTAAGTGATGTTGCTCAAAATGCTCTGGTTAATACAGTTACTATCTTTCTTGGAGTAGCAGTTGGAGCAAGTGCTTCAGCAGATAGATTCCTTCAGGCAGATACATTACTTATCCTTGTTCTTGGTGTTGTGGCCTTTTCCTTTGGTACAGCTACAGGCCTTATCCTTGCTAAAATCATGAATTATTTCAGCAAGAGCAAGATCAATCCTTTAATAGGAGCAGCCGGGGTTTCAGCAGTTCCAATGGCTGCTAGAGTCGTTCAGAAAATTGGCCAGCAGGAAAATCCATCAAACTTCCTTTTGATGCATGCTATGGGGCCAAATGTAGCAGGAGTAATAGGTTCAGCAGTTGCAGCTGGCGTCCTATTATCGATCTTCGGTTAA
- a CDS encoding OadG family protein, with amino-acid sequence MSPLELIRDAETLAEMTLGETLVAGVQIALVGMIVVFSILFLLMVSIKIMERLVNGNDSDRPTKKAKPDPDKDPGGKPKPEQDSLDPEILAVITASIQSFYGPDKKFKILRVKDHQENISAWGQQARGGRKK; translated from the coding sequence ATGTCACCTCTAGAATTAATTAGAGATGCAGAAACTCTGGCAGAAATGACTTTAGGTGAAACTCTGGTTGCTGGAGTTCAGATAGCATTGGTTGGTATGATTGTTGTCTTTAGTATCTTATTTTTATTAATGGTTTCAATTAAAATAATGGAAAGGCTGGTTAATGGAAATGATTCAGATAGACCTACTAAAAAGGCTAAACCAGATCCAGATAAAGACCCAGGGGGAAAACCTAAACCTGAACAGGATTCATTAGATCCAGAAATTCTGGCAGTAATAACAGCTTCAATTCAAAGCTTTTACGGTCCAGATAAAAAGTTTAAGATTTTAAGAGTTAAAGACCATCAAGAAAATATTTCAGCCTGGGGCCAGCAGGCCAGAGGCGGTAGAAAGAAATAA
- a CDS encoding biotin/lipoyl-containing protein, whose translation MSKKFKITVEGKTYEVEVEELGATSSSNPSPAQPAQKSERVQAPASKKSAAGAKKQQPAATGGGVVEAPMTGKIIDVKVSKGEEVSQGDLIVVLEAMKMENEIYAPAAGEVTEIMVAAEDSVDSGDPLLKIE comes from the coding sequence ATGAGTAAAAAGTTTAAAATTACAGTAGAGGGAAAAACATATGAAGTTGAAGTCGAAGAATTAGGTGCTACCAGTTCTTCAAACCCTTCACCTGCACAGCCTGCTCAAAAGTCTGAAAGAGTACAGGCACCAGCATCTAAAAAGTCAGCAGCAGGAGCCAAAAAACAACAACCAGCAGCTACCGGTGGTGGAGTTGTTGAAGCACCAATGACAGGTAAAATTATTGATGTAAAAGTATCAAAAGGTGAAGAAGTTAGTCAGGGAGATCTAATAGTTGTTTTAGAAGCAATGAAAATGGAAAATGAGATATATGCTCCAGCAGCAGGAGAAGTAACTGAGATTATGGTTGCTGCTGAAGATTCAGTAGACTCTGGTGACCCTCTTTTAAAGATAGAGTAG